The genomic stretch ttcacATACGTGGGATttatttaacattgaatttgtCAAATGTATCTAGGAAAAAGAAGTGCATGAAGGAGGAGAGGAGCATCCTACCATAGATTCCGTTGGCCAAACTGATGACCAACCTGATTCTCAGCCTACAATTCTAAATCAAATAAATGGCGAGGAAATTACTACTGGAGGTGGCACCCAGGTATTTATATCTCTTACTTATTATAAGACTTGCAGTTTTTAGgttctttgtttttatcaatataGTTGTAGACATAATGTTTGCTCTATGCGGTCAGCTATTAAGGGGTGTTTGGGAAtgtgatagcggttgcttttcaaagtgttttatactcggaaatacatcaaataatgtttttttttttaatttttaaaaattatttttaacatcagtacttcaaaatgatatgaaaacataaaaaaagattaatttaaagcaaaagaaaaaataaaacaatttcaatatttttcaaaagcgcttttaaaatgcaaacacaaacaagttattttcatttcctttcccttttaaCACTTATGCATGGAATAACTGTATGTTTAGTCTCCTTCTCTTGAAGGGAAAGATGTGCTGCTTCTCAGTGGTTTTGAGTAACTACAGATAAATGAAACAATATACAATGGTTGGCCACAACGTCCTGTAGCCATTCAAATTTCGTAAGAAAACTCTGGCTCCTGCCCTTGACAATTCTGTTCATCTCAGAGTCATGTTCTTtgacataatattatttttaataggttCATGTAATTTTCTTTGGTTTGGGAGCAGGAAACTCATTATTAAATCCTCTGACCCTTATTACATTAAGGTTGTGTTTGAAACAGGAAGCTGATGATGAAGTTGTCAGTGGGTCCCCTCTGCCAGGTGTGAAGGTGATTTGCAAGTGCTTAGTTTTTTGCGTTTCAGCAGGGATCTTCTTTCAGAGCATACTTTCTtacttctttttaaaatttccttAACAGCCCCAGCAACTGGATGAATCAATCAGGATTCCTAAAGAAACAATTGATATTCTCAGGAACCAAGTGTTTGGCTTTGATACATTTTTTGTGACAAGCCAGGAGCCATATGAGGTGAGCTACTAATGTGCAAGGCTTTATGTTTTTCCATTTGTTTCCTTCTGTCCATTACAAATTCTCTAAAAGGGAATAAAACCAAATGGATTTGCAATCTAGGCTAGAAGTTCTGACTGATTATCCAAAGCTTACATCTGTTCTAGCCAATAGGCCAAGTTTATGTTATCCTCTTTGTGCTTTTATCATGGATATCAGACATCTCTTGAACAGTGATTAGGTTTGCTCCATCTTACTCAGTCTCCATGAAAGAAATGCTTTTGCTGACATCCTTGCTAAAAGGGTTCTCAAGATTGTCTTATAGTGTGGACTAGTCCAACATATTCATCCACAGCTTCTATCTGATTGTTCTTGTGTCTTATTTTTGAGAGggtagtttgtttttgtttctttttccattGTACCAAAAAGAATAGCTCTTtcttcctttaaattttttgaaattctttACAAATTTACCTGTGGAAGTTGAAAATCCATTTAAGAAGGGGGACAAGGAGTGTGTGAAATAGATACATAAGAGGAGTTTGCTATTTCATTTTACTCTTTCTAGTCAAGAGTGAATATTTCATGTCTTTctagttaatttgttttttgttatgctTTTGGTAGGGTGGAGTCTTGTTTAAAGGAAACCTGCGAGGCCAGGCAGCTAAAAGCTATGAAAAATTAACGAACAGGATGCAGGTGAATTTATTAGCTTCTTCATTTTCCCCCCTTTTCATGCAGTTTTGTCACTGATACTGCACACAATTCAATTAAACAGAATAAACTTGGGGATGAGTATAAGATTTTCCTCCTAGTTAATCCGGAGGATGATAAACCAGTGGCAGTTGTGGTTCCAAGAAAGACCCTACAGCCAGAAACTACAGGTAGTTTTATAGCCTAGTACagtgttgttatttttatttatttttgcctGATCAGCACCTTTTTTCACAGTAAAATACTTAAATCTCTCATCACAAGAATGAAGACACAAATCAGAGCCAATTTAACATCTGGTTTAAACTACAATGGATTTAGCTTTATTTCTGCAGCTGTCCCAGAGTGGTTTGCAGCTGGCGCTTTTGGACTGGTTACAATTTTTACATTACTTCTCCGGAATGTGCCTGCATTACAGTCAAACTTATTGtatgtaatttatttatctattctTATGAATcatatttacattaataaaaGCTATGTTTTGCTGAAGCTGAGGGTATTTAGATTAACAAAgaacttttaattgttttctgtCAGACTTATCATTTAGGCAAGTATCTGAAAAGGTAGTGTGATTTCCATGTATACCCTGTTGTTGTTCCTTGTGCCCTCCTTTTGTGTTACATCTCTTGATTAAGGGTGATAACTTACgcaaattctttttctttgcctTCGCTACATGCATTTTCCAGAGAgggtacttaatttttttttgtccttgttCATGtggataattttttgttatgctGGGTGTTAATAGTGCATTTTATATCTACTCTTCTTGTAGTTTATCTTCAAGGTTTCTAATTCATTTTTGTATGAGCATTTTCTTTGACATTCTAGACTTCTTTCATGACACAGAACTCATAAAAAATTTCTGACTagaacattaatattttaaatgttcCAGATCGACTTTTGACAATCCCGAGCTGCTGATGGATGGGCTACCCGGAGCCCTTGTGACTGCACTTGTTCTGGGGGCACATGAATTGAGCCACATACTGGTTGCAAAAAGTAATGAAGTTAAGCTTGGGGTGCCTTACTTTGTCCCAAGTTGGCAGGTGaactatatatgtgtgtgtgtgtgtgtgtgtttatatatattgttgtctTGTCTTGATGTTTACTTGTGGTGTTCCCTAGCGTGATTTCTTTGGGGAACTGGCTAGGAGACTGTTTTCTATCCAAAGCAATCCTTTTCTATTGACTGATCTATCCTGGATCGGTGGCAGATAGGTTCTTTCGGTGCTATCACAAGGATAACAAGTATCGTGCCCAAACGTGAAGTTCTTCTGAAAGTTGCAGTGGCAGGACCTTTAGCGGGGTTTTCCTTGGGTcttgttcttttccttttggGCTTCATCTTACCACCTAGAGATGGTATTGGTCTTGTTGTTGACGCTTCTGTTTTTCACGAGTCATTTCTTGCTGGGGGTATTGGTAAGTTCATTTTGGAGTTTATTGCATACAGATCTGCTAGTGCATTCTGTTATGACTTGCAATGCTACAAAGATTGATGGAgatcaaatttatctaattataGTTGACTACCTTgatctttatatttcttttcccAAAAAAagacttgcatttttttttcagtgatcAAGTTATTTACTTAACATGTAATTTTACTCAAGCAAGTTGGAGACCGGTGATATTAACTTTGAGCTTTGCTTTTACCTGTAGCTAAACTTCTGCTAGGTGATGTACTCAAGGAAGGCACTCCCATATCTGTTAATCCACTGGTGATATGGGCGTGGGCTGGACTTCTTATTAATGCCATCAACAGCATCCCTGCTGGAGAGCTTGATGGTGGGCGAATTTCTTTTGCTATCTGGGGAAGGAAGGTATACCatttaaaattaagcacaagagaAATTATAAGATACTTCCAATGGATTGCCTCCCCGCCCACATGAAAGCGGGACCCACTACGATAATGCCACTGGGGTCCGCTGCTATATGAGTGGGTGTACGCTGGGAGTATCTGATGATCTCTTTAAATACAATATAGCAATAACTTGAAGGTTTAAACACGATGTTGCTGACCCAAAAGTCAGTTTCAAATGGCTCAGGAATTAAAATATAACCTTTGAACCGCAGATAGTTTTCTGAATGTTTTGAGGTGAAGAGAGTGTGACACAGATCTAGTTTTTCATTTGACAGGCTTCAGCTCGCTTCACTGGTTTCTCCATTGTCTTGCTTGGACTATCCTCACTACTTAACGACGTGGCTTTTTACTGGGTAGTTCTGATATTCTTCTTACAAAGGGGGCCAATTTCTCCAGTTTCTGAAGAGATAAGTGATCCCGAGAATAAGTATGTTGCCCTTGGACTCTTAGTTTTGGTCTTAGGATTGCTGGTATGCCTACCATACCCCTTCCCTTTTACAGATGAAACCGTTACAAGTCTCACAAATGATGTCATTTCAAGTCTCTAGTCACAACACAGTTTCCATATACTCCAGCCTAAAGTTTATCTTAGAATGTCAATCAGCCTTGTTAGTGTAACTTGTACAAGGAAATGCGATACACATTTTAGCCCATCAAATTGGTGAAATTGTGCTGTGTATTAGCATCAAGAAATTCATATGCATGGCTATTTTCTCCCTTAATTCTGTTCGTGTAATTTCAATAAAGTCGATGAATCTTTTTGCGGGTgcttctatttttaaataatgccATGGTCGAAGTTAGTACATGACCACATCCCGGGTGACTGAAATCAGCGAGAACAGATCACTATCCTGGATTACCTTCAAAGGCATCGCGTGCAGTTAAATTGATATGTACCCTTACAGAATGTCATGTCGTTTCAGCTTGTAAGAACTGGGGAAAGCGTTTATATGCTAGTATTGGTGGTGGGGTAGAGACACAAGATTCTATTTCACTTTGAGACGGCTTCCTTCCTTGCCGTGCGACCAGCTAGATCCTTGATGTCCAGAAAATTCAAGTATTTTGGTGCGGATTATATCAAACAAATTGGACAAttagcacaataaaataaattagaaaaattggtGAATTGacataggttaaaaaaaattcaagtatttGCGGATTATATCAAACAAGTATAAGGATGCTCAGCTACGCCGTGAATGGATTGCTTACCTTCGAGCTGGTGCTGGTATATTTGCAGAGAGTGTACCAGAAGACGAGCACCGTGAGTGCCAGAACAAAGTTGCTGGGCTTGCTCGTGCCCTCGACTTGGCTGAGTCAACTTTTGTTAACAAGTCGTGAGGTTTAGCAACAGGTACAGATATAGATGTCCGATACCAGCTGACCTTTTTTGTATGTAGCAACCTGCTTTGGAAGCAAGCTAGAGTTGCTTGAGGAGAGGAAGAGAGTAAGGAAAGAATGCTTGCCAATTGTGTGTCAAACTTTAGGAATATAATCAATATATCCTTGCCATGCACCCTAAAATCTAAATTTCTCTTCCCTGTCCATCATAATGCAAGTGGTGGCATTTTCTTCGAGTACTGCAAGCATGCATACAAGAAAACTAGTGTTCTGCTTTTCAATCTTACAATGCCCGCAACTGTTCCCCCTGCTTGATATTAGTTATATGCTTCCTTATTGTACATTGTTGAACAAGAAATTGCAAGAAATAATCCTTTCTTCCGTAATATTAGTAATAATGAAGTATCAGGGGACAGTGATACTTTAATTGCAAACTTGAAAAGGCCTCAACTGAAGCTTCAAGGAAATGCATTATTATGGGCAACTAGCAGGCTCTATTCAAAGGGATTTCTTAACATGACAGGAGAACAAGGAAAGCCTGTGAATCTTTCTGTATTTTAACACAAGAAAGGCGTTCCAACATCACAATATGCTTCTAATCTAGTGAGCCTCTTCTAGAGCATGGGCGTATCAGTTAGTTTTCATGGATGCTTCTGCACCTGAGCCTCTTAACTAAAGCATACCTTCAACCAGGGCGACGTTATTTTTCATAAGATAGAAATTGTTGCCATTTCAGTGTTTTCTGCAGGCGAAGATAATTTCTCCAGTTTGCAGCATCTGCAGAGAATTTCAAAGTAGCTCAGATCAAATGGAGGCATCTTTAAAGAACTAATGGTGTCTCTTTGTTGCTTCAATGTATCTCTCACCACCTTCAAAATATACATCACTTGCAGCCATTGCTTGTAAAAATCTCAGAATACAGTAAAAAAGAACCATAAACTATTAAGTTTAAGTAAGATGAGGATAGAAATGTACCACTGCCTGGATAATATCAATCTAACCTGGGAAACCCAGCAATACTCGTAGCATATTTCTACACCATAATCACCGTAAAAAAAGACAGTGATCACAATTAATACAGTATCTGACAGCTAAACTTCTACCTAAACCATCCAACTAGGACGTAGTATCACAAAAGTTACTTGTCACGTCATTAAAATCCCAAACATAGATAGTGTTTATATTTACAGTATAatcgtgtttttaaaatgttttcaattttttttatttttttaacatattgatataaaaaataaaaaatattattttcatgtaaataaaacaccataaaaagaatcaataaaacaataataaaccaTATCCAATGACATCCATAAATTGCACAATCAACCAACAGTAACCAGCACATTTATCAAAGATCTTACTAATCACCCCTTGATCAAAGTATCAATGCACACAAAATCACAGCAAATGATAACACGTAAGCACCAATAATCTTGATCACAATCATCTTTTACTATCATAATCAACGATCTCCGAATCAGTAACCGATCTCGAGCGCTGAACTATAGACCGTCCGATTGAATTAATCCAATCCTCCTTTTCCTTCTCAGAATCTGCAATAAAATACATGGTATCGTTCCTCGTAGACAACTCGAATGCGTACTGTTTATGAAGCACGTCCTCGGCTCCTTTAACTGTCAAGCAAGAGGCAGCTGGGATGACGCCACGTGGCTTACACACACGAGTCACGGTGGAATCTTTGAACCAGAAGAGCTTCCCTTGTTTTAAAATGAACCACCGGCGTCTCCATGTCTTGATGTGCTCCCCTTGTTTCATTAACCACCCTGTTCGTTCTGGGTTCGACCAGAACTCGACCCCGTCCGTTTGGGTTGATTGGGTTTGCGTTAGGGCCGTCGCGGCACGCCAGAGAGATGCCATGGAGTCAGAGAGTGACATGGGGGGTTCGGAtttgaaggagagagagttCCAGTTATTGACAAAATCGAGGTGGGAAAGAAAGGAAGGgaagggttttctttttctatttttctcctctctcgTCGGTTTTATAGAGTGACAatgttcctttatttttttttatctcttctcCAGTCCATTTTACGATTCTTtctctataaataaagaaaatatccaTTTAACGTTTTATTACagcgaagaaaaaaaatttttttataaattattttgatgcgagagagagagagtatatatatatatatgttgtgtgtgtgtgaagctaagacatgaatttattatcaaaacaattaaacaaatatattaaaataaaaaaacctcattTCTTAGAGTGTTTAGGGTCTTTAGACAATTATCCtgtaaaaaaagtaatcaaattAAGCTCGGACCGAAATAAAAGAAGCGGGCTCATGTAGCTATGCAATAAATCAGAAGAAGGGGGCAGCAGGCGAATTGACCATCCTAGCTGCTTTGCGTAGGCCATGCCCTGGCACCTTCCAGATAGATACAATCATTTCGAATTGAAAGTGCCATCCGGctataaacaaatatttcataattCTCTGGTTGccttaatattgaattattgaATTTAGATCTATGGTATGTTTTTGCTGTTCCGTTAAAATCACACGCCTTTTATACTTCACCCGATTCTCGTGCATTCTCGTAAATTACTTATAGCATATTTAAATCtctcttaattaaattgaattcaatttccaGTTTAGAAtcattgaatgaaaaaattcagattaaaaaaaaatctttatgatTCTCGAGGAATGAGAAGCAAAGAGagtagtagaaaaaaaaactccagtTATTGTTCTTATTACAAGATTGTGACTGGGTCAATGCATGTTTGGTAAAACAAATCTACgagaataataaaaaggagGAAAGTATTCATTTGAAACATGAAAACATGATTAAAGTTGTCATTGTTACTTTTTAGTATTAACGTGGATGGAAGGAGAAGTTTCTcgaattctatttatttttatgtttttaaaaatatttttaaaaaaaattaaatttttttatttttttattttaaattaatattttttgatatttttagatcattttgatacattaatataaaaataaatttaaaaaatataaaaatatattattttgatacatttttgagtaaaaagtactttgaaaaacaaccataatcacactttcaaataaaaataattttaaaaaaactgaacgaGAAGtcatataagataaaaatatcatataaggTTTTGTAGTGCGGTAAAGatgattttgaatattaaaaattaaattttaaacaaaattcaatgtttaaaaataatataaaaataaatttaaaaacagtaGCTTTGCCttgatacattaaaaataagaaattaatgttaaaaataattttttaaaatatttaattacttgCTTTTATCGCTTTTATCTCTTTTGTTGGCAGCAACATGCATCACTATTGGAACCTCGACCACACCATCATCAAAACATTCTTctcttatcttttcttcttgtcCCATTGTTATCCTTGAATTTGTGGCTGGTGTAGTCGTGAGAAAGTAGAAAGgtattagaatttgattttatgaattatttgtcGTGATGCCAGGGAATAATAATTTGAATAGGATGAAAGTGTTGAatgtaatatataaaataaaatgaaatgaattcaataataaaaatatattcaaaacatgaaatttttttttttaaaaaaaaaactccactcAAAAAATGATTATTCGCGAGTTGCAGCACATAAAAGAACACAAAGTATTGACGAGCACGGAACAGGGCCAAGGGAGATTGAAATTCACGCCTTCAAAAATGACATCTGATAAATTTCCAAGATGGAAATTCAAAATTCGAAAGTTctaaataaagtttttggatttttgaatcaatttacttgtttatttttatattttaaaaatattttattaaaataatttttttttattttttcaaattttaaataataaccaCCGtgacaataacaaaattatcacaAGAATACAAACACGAGCGGTGGGCTAGGGAGCCAGAcagcaagaaattttttttggaatctcATCCAGCACATCATATGACCTGTTATACCAGACTTAGTGTCAGTCATGGGTCCTGATCACTAACACTTTCTTTCCttctataattaaataattttaacgtCAAACAAGGCAACAAAAATGCCAAGCAGGACTTTTGTCACAATTTACATCATGGCTAGGCGATGAGTATTAAAATTTAACATGCTTCGTAATTaggttgatataaaaaatataatatttaataagttaatagTTATAATAGTAACATGTAATTAGTAGCTGGTATTtgtaaaagatttatttttatagatgtgaggattttttatggtaaaaccaataattttgatgacaaagatatttaaaaaatataaactctaaaaataaatatatttaaaaaatttaaaaataaaaagattttgaacatttgaattttgaaatttctatttcatcaatcttatcatttttttatattttttattttttagagagtttttatatatctattttatttattttcaaggaacaaaaatagagtaattcattttttaacttctttaattgaaatattgacattaatatattttttaaaattattaattttttccaatACATCATGTTAATTAGAGAGTGAATTCTAAGATTTAATCTTGATTAATATGTAAACTGGTATGAATATACTATTATTGTTAAGTAAACTcaaggttattattattttaattttcataccCTCCTTTCATCTAATAAAAGCAATtagaaattatatcaaaattagcTAGGAGTACAATAAATATGCATGGAGCATTGCTGTTGAGATTAAAGGCAGTCCAAAGTTTGGTACGGACATAAACTAAATTCACGGTGGATGAATatctttaagattttattaatactcgtataatttatttacttatttcattttatatcaTTACTTTACTAACATACCTCTTTGATAACTGGAGTCTTTTCTTCTATCTATTCACAGAAAATGGAAGTGGAAAGGTATGTTTCCAGTGAGAAACTAATTAGTTTACAATACCatgtgatttttaatttaatttttgatgtgtattttgtgttttggatGATTTATGcctcatttttatatatttattgtttttaaaatgaattaccAAATGATTTTTACTCTTGTAATGgaaaactataataaattacatgttttaatttcaaGCTTCAGTTAATGGTAAAGTGTTgtgcaattttatatttttttaacacactgtttgtaaaattaatcttattttataaactccatctatctttttatataagaaacaaACATTAACtcttaaatcaacaaaaataacagaaaagaataataaacatGGCGTCCCTCCTCTACTCTGTCGAATGGGTTTAAGTTAACAAAACccgtaaaaaaatagaaaagagaaaaacacaacaaaaggcCCATAATAAGGAGCCTAATTATTAGGCCCATGTACACATCAAAGTTCAAACCCGCTATTTAATTTATCCGCGCGCCGAATATGATCACGCTCTAACGAAACTCTCATTTTTAACTGCCTGAAACCCAGAGAGAgcgagagggagagggagagacaaACGCAAAAAACAATGTCCACATTTGCCGACTCGTTCGCACAAAGTGAGTCAACTCGTCCGTTTGACGACGACGATTCCTACGCAGGTTACAATTCACAGCCCTTCGATGAATCATTCGCCACCGGCGACGATGTTTTCGAGTCGCAGCCACAGATCTACGGCCAGTTCTCACCTCAAGAGAACGGAGAGTTTGGTGGATCGGAGGAGGGTCGGATTTCTCTGTCACCGTCGGAGACGGAGGCTGAGCAGGGACTTGCTCTCATAGAATGGAGAAGGTACgtctaattaatttgatttattttttttggccttTGTTTGATAATTTCTGTGTGACTCCTGAGAAGAttagaaaggaaaaactaaAGGTAATTCGATTAAAAACTGTAGATATGTTTTAATTCGTTCTGTGTAGTGAAATTTGAGTGTTCATTATAATTAGGAGTTCTGATCactgaaaataatttaatacttgTTTCAATCAGTGAAACATCAGTGATTTTTACTGATCAAGAATTATGTTTGAAATGATTAAAGAAATCtgtaattctttttatatatttaattgtgtTCTTGTATGATTCAATCTGATGAAAGTGCGTGCGTGTGCGTGTTTGCTTAAATAAAGATGATCTTAATTAATCATGGTTGCTGGTTTTTTGAAACCAAGGCAAAATGTGATACTATTGGAGGACAAGGAGAGGAGGGAAAAGGAGGTATTGAGCCAAATAATCAAGGAATCTGAAGATTACAAAGTTGAATTTTACAAGAAGAGGCAGTTCACTTGTGAGAATAATAAAACCACTAACAGGGAAAAAGAGAAGGTCAGGTTTTCTCTGAGCAGATGTTGctgttttctttgttctttgtttgaGAATGTTTGCATCTCGGCTCTGTTAACTTTTGGACCCTGGAGTGgtgcaaatattatttttattgttatttaagcTTTCATTTGAGCGTGCTGTATATTCCCGGGAATGTAAAGATGTTCTAAATCCACTTTAGAGGTGTTGTTATGTGGTATAGCATGTGCAAGAAAGAGCTTGGTTAAACCATTTTTTGGTGCAATATGCCTAAAAGTGTAACGTGGCATGTTTGTTTTGTGCTTCTGTAACTTCTATGTGGCTAGGACTCTAATATGATCATCGGAAGAATTAGAAGTCTGGAGTAGTTGCATTGGATGCATTCAGGTTTTGAATTATTGTGATGATGTCATTCTCCGAGAGTAAACATAGTGCAACATGTAACACTAAATTTGCTCTCCTGGTAGACAATGTGAGTTAGAATGGGATAAGAAACCAATTGATTCCTACTCAAGGATAGCTTGTTGTGACTCGATTGGATTCCTGAAGGGCTAAGCAAATTAGGATCTTGTGCTCAAGATTCATAGTACTATATATTTGAAATCtggattattattaatttaaaacatctATGGTAAAGGAGGTAGGGCCTATATAGTTTCACTCCATCATCATTGAAGTTGTCCAAGTTATTATCACATCTGTAGGTGCTACTTGTTTCCATGCCAAAATTTTCTATCAACTAATCCATAGTCATTTATCAATTGGTTCATACTAGTCATGTAATCTTTTCACTGAGGTCCCAAATGTAGAATAATACATGTTAGTTCAATATTGTCAAGCAATTGATTTTTACATGTGCAACCAATTCTTGGCAACTTGAAAGGAAAAGGCCATGTTTATAAGCAGAAAGCATCTAACAAGGTGTAGAAACTATGCACACCGATGTAGCATGGTCATAATATAATCTTCAGAGTGATCAGATTTGatattttctcccaaaaaataaatgtatatataaatataagttGTCTATCTAGCCTTTTCACTTTTGAAGATTCTGTTTGGCATTTTCTGGGTCCACAACTTCCTTTGCAGCATGACTACCAAAGCTACCATCCTTGTCCTCGAAAGCTCATTTTATGCTGCATAGTGAAAGTAGGTTACCTgtttttgattttatagatTATACTCCATGCCCATTTATTTAGAAGGGCA from Populus alba chromosome 8, ASM523922v2, whole genome shotgun sequence encodes the following:
- the LOC118055874 gene encoding probable zinc metalloprotease EGY2, chloroplastic isoform X1, yielding MLKMSVLATFRGNFSSLLIPQSSYCPCDYRPRHILASSSVISWRKRCRTRDFKLYQVSEFCERREIIVCRAAETEIEPDNSNNDNKEKEVHEGGEEHPTIDSVGQTDDQPDSQPTILNQINGEEITTGGGTQEADDEVVSGSPLPGVKPQQLDESIRIPKETIDILRNQVFGFDTFFVTSQEPYEGGVLFKGNLRGQAAKSYEKLTNRMQNKLGDEYKIFLLVNPEDDKPVAVVVPRKTLQPETTAVPEWFAAGAFGLVTIFTLLLRNVPALQSNLLSTFDNPELLMDGLPGALVTALVLGAHELSHILVAKSNEVKLGVPYFVPSWQIGSFGAITRITSIVPKREVLLKVAVAGPLAGFSLGLVLFLLGFILPPRDGIGLVVDASVFHESFLAGGIAKLLLGDVLKEGTPISVNPLVIWAWAGLLINAINSIPAGELDGGRISFAIWGRKASARFTGFSIVLLGLSSLLNDVAFYWVVLIFFLQRGPISPVSEEISDPENKYVALGLLVLVLGLLVCLPYPFPFTDETVTSLTNDVISSL
- the LOC118055874 gene encoding probable zinc metalloprotease EGY2, chloroplastic isoform X2, with amino-acid sequence MLKMSVLATFRGNFSSLLIPQSSYCPCDYRPRHILASSSVISWRKRCRTRDFKLYQVSEFCERREIIVCRAAETEIEPDNSNNDNKEKEVHEGGEEHPTIDSVGQTDDQPDSQPTILNQINGEEITTGGGTQEADDEVVSGSPLPGVKPQQLDESIRIPKETIDILRNQVFGFDTFFVTSQEPYEGGVLFKGNLRGQAAKSYEKLTNRMQNKLGDEYKIFLLVNPEDDKPVAVVVPRKTLQPETTAVPEWFAAGAFGLVTIFTLLLRNVPALQSNLLSTFDNPELLMDGLPGALVTALVLGAHELSHILVAKSNEVKLGVPYFVPSWQIGSFGAITRITSIVPKREVLLKVAVAGPLAGFSLGLVLFLLGFILPPRDGIGLVVDASVFHESFLAGGIAKLLLGDVLKEGTPISVNPLVIWAWAGLLINAINSIPAGELDGGRISFAIWGRKFFI
- the LOC118055875 gene encoding pleckstrin homology domain-containing protein 1, translating into MSLSDSMASLWRAATALTQTQSTQTDGVEFWSNPERTGWLMKQGEHIKTWRRRWFILKQGKLFWFKDSTVTRVCKPRGVIPAASCLTVKGAEDVLHKQYAFELSTRNDTMYFIADSEKEKEDWINSIGRSIVQRSRSVTDSEIVDYDSKR
- the LOC118055873 gene encoding clathrin light chain 2, coding for MSTFADSFAQSESTRPFDDDDSYAGYNSQPFDESFATGDDVFESQPQIYGQFSPQENGEFGGSEEGRISLSPSETEAEQGLALIEWRRQNVILLEDKERREKEVLSQIIKESEDYKVEFYKKRQFTCENNKTTNREKEKLFLVNQEKFHAEADKNYWKSIAELIPNEVPTIEKRRGKKDQENIAVIQGPKPGKPTELSRMRQILLKLKHDTPPHLKHSPAAAAAASTANAAKTCDATGVTTSIKANTVVTAPEPVAVA